A genomic region of Paenibacillus sp. PL2-23 contains the following coding sequences:
- the katG gene encoding catalase/peroxidase HPI: MEGSVTTNAGKCPFMHGSATSHKSTATSNKDWWPNQLNLSILRQHDRKSNPMGEDFNYAEQFLKLDYEALKQDLRDLMTDSQEWWPADYGHYGPFFIRMAWHSAGTYRSGDGRGGAGSGTQRFAPLNSWPDNGNLDKARRLLWPIKQKYGNKISWADLMILTGNVAIESMGGKTFGFGGGREDVWHPEEDIYWGSEKEWLGDNRYSGDRELENPLAAVQMGLIYVNPEGPNGNPDPLASARDIRETFGRMGMNDEETVALVAGGHTFGKAHGAGDAALVGPDPEAAPIEEQALGWISQHGSGKGRDAITSGVEGAWTANPTQWDNGFFDMLFGYEWELTKSPAGAHIWHAVNPDEQHLAPDAEDASIRVRTMMTTADMALRVDPAYEQISRRFHQNPDEFADAFARAWFKLTHRDMGPRDRYLGPEVPAEELIWQDVVPAAEHVLSEAEAEELKARILASGLSVSELITTAWASASTFRGSDMRGGANGARIRLEPQRSWEVNQPEQLGNVLSILEGIQEDYGSQVSLADLIVLGGNAALEKAARDAGYQVTVPFAPGRGDAEQEQTDVESFSLLEPMADGFRNYQKKQYSVSPEELLVDKAQLLGLTAPEMTVLIGGLRVLGANYGGSLHGVFTNRPGKLTNDFFVHLLDMNIAWKPVDGIVYEGRDRKTGEVVRTATRVDLVFGSNSILRAIAEVYAQDDNKEKFVHDFISAWVKVMNADRFDLKRPH; this comes from the coding sequence ATGGAGGGTTCTGTTACGACTAACGCAGGCAAGTGTCCATTCATGCATGGCAGCGCAACCAGTCACAAATCTACTGCAACGTCTAATAAGGATTGGTGGCCTAACCAGTTGAACCTAAGCATTCTCCGTCAGCATGATCGGAAATCGAATCCTATGGGAGAAGACTTTAACTATGCGGAGCAATTCCTGAAGCTGGATTACGAGGCGCTCAAGCAGGATCTTCGTGATCTGATGACTGACAGTCAAGAGTGGTGGCCAGCCGATTACGGTCATTATGGTCCCTTCTTTATCCGCATGGCATGGCACTCTGCGGGTACATATCGTTCGGGCGACGGCCGTGGCGGCGCGGGAAGCGGAACGCAGCGCTTCGCACCGCTGAATAGCTGGCCGGACAACGGCAACCTGGACAAAGCCCGCCGTTTGTTATGGCCCATCAAGCAAAAGTATGGCAACAAAATTTCTTGGGCTGACCTGATGATACTGACTGGCAATGTGGCCATTGAATCAATGGGCGGCAAAACGTTCGGCTTCGGCGGCGGCCGTGAGGACGTCTGGCATCCTGAAGAGGACATTTATTGGGGAAGCGAGAAGGAATGGCTGGGCGACAACCGGTACTCGGGCGACCGCGAGCTGGAGAATCCGCTTGCTGCTGTTCAGATGGGACTCATCTACGTGAATCCTGAAGGCCCTAATGGCAATCCTGATCCGCTCGCCAGCGCGCGAGACATTCGGGAAACATTCGGCCGGATGGGAATGAATGACGAGGAGACTGTCGCACTGGTTGCTGGAGGCCATACATTCGGCAAGGCGCACGGCGCTGGCGATGCCGCTCTAGTCGGCCCCGATCCGGAAGCTGCGCCAATTGAAGAGCAAGCACTCGGCTGGATAAGCCAGCATGGCTCCGGCAAAGGTCGCGACGCCATTACGAGCGGCGTCGAAGGCGCGTGGACGGCTAATCCGACGCAGTGGGACAACGGCTTCTTCGATATGCTGTTCGGCTATGAGTGGGAGCTGACGAAGAGCCCTGCTGGCGCGCATATCTGGCATGCCGTCAATCCTGACGAGCAGCATCTGGCGCCTGACGCCGAGGATGCGTCCATCCGTGTCCGCACAATGATGACGACCGCAGATATGGCGCTGCGCGTTGATCCCGCTTATGAACAAATTTCTCGTCGATTCCATCAGAATCCGGATGAATTTGCGGACGCGTTCGCCCGCGCTTGGTTTAAGCTTACGCACCGCGACATGGGACCTCGCGACAGATATCTGGGACCAGAGGTGCCGGCGGAGGAGCTGATCTGGCAGGATGTAGTGCCTGCTGCCGAACACGTTCTCTCCGAGGCGGAGGCCGAAGAGCTGAAAGCCCGAATATTGGCGTCAGGACTATCGGTCAGCGAGCTGATCACAACAGCTTGGGCTTCAGCCAGCACCTTCCGTGGATCCGATATGCGCGGTGGAGCTAATGGCGCCCGCATTCGTCTGGAGCCTCAGCGGAGCTGGGAGGTCAACCAGCCAGAGCAGCTGGGCAATGTGCTCTCGATTCTGGAAGGTATTCAAGAGGATTATGGCAGCCAGGTAAGCTTGGCGGATCTGATCGTGCTTGGGGGCAACGCAGCTCTGGAGAAAGCGGCGCGCGATGCCGGCTACCAGGTAACAGTGCCATTCGCTCCTGGTCGAGGCGATGCTGAGCAAGAGCAGACGGATGTCGAAAGCTTCTCCCTGCTGGAGCCAATGGCTGACGGCTTCCGTAATTATCAGAAGAAGCAATATAGTGTAAGCCCTGAAGAGCTCCTTGTCGACAAAGCCCAACTGCTGGGCCTGACCGCTCCCGAGATGACTGTACTGATCGGCGGCTTGCGCGTGCTTGGCGCCAATTACGGCGGCTCTTTGCACGGAGTGTTTACGAATCGGCCAGGTAAGCTTACAAATGATTTCTTTGTTCATTTGCTGGACATGAATATTGCATGGAAGCCTGTGGACGGCATCGTATACGAAGGCCGTGACCGCAAAACCGGCGAAGTCGTTCGCACCGCCACTCGCGTTGATCTTGTCTTCGGCTCCAACTCCATACTTCGCGCAATTGCGGAAGTATACGCTCAGGACGATAACAAAGAGAAATTCGTACACGACTTTATATCGGCATGGGTTAAGGTTATGAACGCGGATCGGTTCGATCTGAAGCGGCCTCATTAA
- a CDS encoding ATP-binding protein yields MDKRLFYEALFNQTSDCVAVFDLEGRVMAVNKKFEELHQWRQEEIVGEVAPMVSEENRSGLLEMFQRILAGEEIAGVEIVMIRKDSSTFFANVSVFPLKDDDGGTIAFVGIGRDVTENKKAEELLRKSEKLSIVGELAAGIAHEIRNPLTSLKGFMQLLKEKNTDYVDIMLNEIERINRIVDEFMSLAKPQSIHFVSVHLNQLIESVVSFMQPQARLHGVEIIVASKIELTAFICEPNQMKQLLINLIKNAIEAMPGGGNVRITVCSVNNNKVGINIMDQGLGIPEDGLNRLGEPFYSAKENGTGLGLVICHRIVEAHQGVLSFESKLNQGTTVKIVLPVSSSAPANGSH; encoded by the coding sequence ATGGACAAGAGGCTATTCTATGAAGCTTTATTTAATCAAACCTCCGATTGTGTAGCGGTCTTCGACCTGGAAGGCCGGGTTATGGCTGTCAATAAAAAATTTGAGGAATTGCATCAATGGCGGCAGGAGGAAATCGTAGGCGAGGTTGCTCCAATGGTAAGCGAGGAGAACCGGTCCGGGCTGCTAGAGATGTTCCAGCGGATTCTGGCGGGAGAGGAAATTGCCGGAGTCGAGATTGTTATGATTCGAAAGGATAGCAGTACTTTTTTTGCCAATGTATCTGTATTCCCATTAAAGGATGATGACGGCGGGACAATCGCTTTTGTCGGCATTGGGAGAGATGTTACGGAGAACAAGAAGGCCGAGGAGCTGCTGCGCAAGTCGGAGAAGCTGTCCATTGTGGGGGAGCTGGCCGCAGGCATCGCTCATGAAATCCGGAATCCGCTAACCTCGCTAAAGGGCTTCATGCAATTGCTGAAGGAAAAAAATACGGACTACGTAGATATTATGCTGAACGAAATTGAGCGCATTAATCGAATTGTCGATGAATTTATGAGCCTGGCCAAGCCTCAGAGCATCCACTTCGTCAGTGTTCATCTCAATCAGCTGATTGAAAGCGTTGTATCGTTTATGCAGCCGCAGGCTCGTCTCCACGGTGTCGAGATTATTGTAGCGAGCAAAATAGAGCTGACAGCCTTCATCTGCGAGCCGAACCAGATGAAGCAGCTGCTCATCAATCTGATAAAAAATGCGATTGAAGCGATGCCAGGCGGAGGCAATGTGCGCATCACCGTCTGTTCCGTCAATAACAACAAGGTCGGCATTAACATTATGGATCAGGGACTAGGTATTCCGGAGGATGGACTGAATCGATTGGGCGAGCCCTTCTACTCCGCAAAGGAGAATGGCACGGGTCTTGGATTGGTCATTTGCCACCGGATCGTAGAGGCTCACCAAGGGGTTCTGTCCTTTGAGAGCAAGCTGAATCAAGGCACAACGGTTAAGATTGTATTGCCCGTTTCGTCATCTGCTCCAGCAAACGGTTCTCATTAA
- a CDS encoding SUMF1/EgtB/PvdO family nonheme iron enzyme, whose amino-acid sequence MTIRFVFLMIAFIAINAACSQERPAKQEAPPIVKDDLVYVEGGAFVHSGSNYYYTGEAVASFYMGKYEVTQQEWTAVMGGNPSGFRGERLPVEMISWYDAVVYCNQRSALEGLEPYYRIDKSKKDTANRSEFDSMKWTVEINAGANGYRLPTEAEWEYAAGGGQASGSYTYSGSNEVDEVAWYWRNAGEQALTGDWSWPAIENNRNRTHAVGSKGPNELGLYDMSGNVREWCWDWYAENGQSAETGSHRVVRGGGWMGDVSNTEPAFRGKFDANGFGPDQGFRIARSL is encoded by the coding sequence ATGACGATAAGATTCGTCTTCCTGATGATCGCCTTCATTGCGATTAACGCTGCCTGCTCGCAGGAGAGGCCGGCAAAGCAGGAAGCTCCTCCGATAGTCAAGGATGATCTCGTGTATGTTGAAGGCGGGGCTTTTGTCCATTCAGGCTCCAATTATTATTATACAGGGGAAGCTGTTGCAAGCTTTTATATGGGCAAATATGAGGTTACACAGCAGGAATGGACGGCTGTCATGGGCGGCAATCCCTCTGGCTTCCGCGGAGAGCGGCTTCCGGTGGAGATGATCAGCTGGTACGATGCCGTGGTGTACTGCAATCAACGGAGCGCGCTAGAGGGCTTGGAGCCGTATTACAGAATCGATAAGAGCAAGAAGGATACTGCCAATCGAAGTGAATTTGACTCTATGAAGTGGACGGTTGAGATTAACGCTGGAGCGAACGGTTATCGTCTGCCGACCGAAGCGGAGTGGGAATATGCGGCTGGAGGCGGCCAAGCGAGCGGCAGCTACACATATAGCGGCAGCAACGAAGTGGATGAGGTGGCCTGGTATTGGCGGAATGCCGGTGAGCAGGCGCTGACGGGGGATTGGAGCTGGCCCGCCATCGAGAACAACCGGAATCGAACCCATGCTGTCGGCTCCAAGGGGCCCAATGAGCTGGGGCTCTACGACATGTCTGGCAATGTGAGAGAATGGTGCTGGGATTGGTATGCGGAGAATGGGCAATCCGCTGAAACGGGCTCGCATCGCGTTGTGAGGGGCGGGGGGTGGATGGGCGATGTATCGAATACCGAACCCGCCTTCCGAGGCAAGTTCGACGCCAATGGCTTTGGTCCCGATCAGGGCTTTCGCATTGCTCGAAGCCTATAA
- a CDS encoding helix-turn-helix domain-containing protein: MKRFSMMLQLTVILICVMAIPTATLTWYSGSEIMKNSESAIAASSLAGLHASSRLNENALNNLAQDAVRLTSTKVFDRVRDFGTYSQLNANYNNMSTALVVLRELVNMKHRVDGVYSSFFQLEGADYVISTDKSITTLDRYDSVSWLDEALSDRRGISGIWYSRKTDSGIPVISYVLPLNRLSTNTRGVIVVNMLESQVAKYLRSSEQGAQGFLLMEPDGTIISHNDKSLLLTNGMEQPHLHNILNSSSKEGYSYRELDGERLLYAWSRSSSFGWWNVSVYSMDELMTKTHTLQRSIFWITAIIIVAGTALSVFLATWLSKPLRKLVRSMRERGNLMVTNANELAFLDSAFKRMQEEEEELYALLQEREQDTQSLAVHRLLRGEVTKELDEMFTEPDYLVAVISIDRYRRYVSKRNPESRSYHRYLLIAKFEGLFQQGAIAKCVYQGEGSFALVLNYSQEEPASEAEAWKESFVQIRDYALEVLGHSVTIGVSRTSDSTSLIKELHAEAMEVIKQRMMNGSGCIFYAKQEVDRDKKYMYPANSERKIINFLELVDLDSIMTELDQIRSDIQSAEYISYDNILFIYHQLVGVTIKHLREKNVSTARIFAGRGNIYSAIATMDTLDELEKYLREFFAEIIQYLERNQGEAKHGERIIRYLEEHYCEEIQFEDMAKEIGISYSYMRKIVFDLTGKSLIDYTNHLRIQKAKQLLHESDMTITQIASEVGYFNVQSLNRFFRKYEGMPPSNYRALRSKSS; encoded by the coding sequence ATGAAACGGTTTTCAATGATGCTTCAGCTGACTGTCATTCTGATCTGCGTTATGGCTATTCCGACGGCCACGCTCACTTGGTACAGCGGCTCGGAAATTATGAAAAATTCCGAAAGCGCTATTGCCGCTTCATCTCTGGCGGGTCTGCACGCCAGCAGCAGGCTGAACGAAAATGCGCTTAACAACTTGGCGCAGGACGCGGTGAGGCTGACCTCTACCAAGGTATTCGATCGTGTCCGCGATTTCGGCACCTATTCGCAGCTGAACGCCAATTACAACAATATGAGCACCGCCCTAGTCGTATTGCGCGAGCTGGTCAACATGAAGCATCGGGTAGACGGTGTTTATTCATCGTTTTTTCAGCTTGAGGGTGCAGATTATGTCATCTCGACGGACAAGAGCATCACAACATTGGATCGTTACGATTCAGTGTCCTGGCTGGATGAAGCGTTGTCTGACAGAAGAGGCATCAGCGGCATCTGGTATTCCCGCAAGACGGATTCCGGCATTCCTGTCATCTCTTACGTGCTGCCTCTGAATAGGCTGTCAACAAATACAAGAGGCGTTATCGTCGTTAACATGCTGGAGAGCCAGGTTGCCAAATATTTGCGATCATCGGAGCAAGGCGCCCAGGGCTTTCTGCTGATGGAGCCGGACGGGACGATTATATCGCATAACGACAAGTCGCTCCTTCTGACAAACGGCATGGAGCAGCCGCATCTGCACAATATTTTGAACAGCTCCTCTAAGGAAGGATATTCGTATCGAGAGCTGGATGGAGAACGGCTGCTGTACGCGTGGTCTCGTTCCTCCAGCTTTGGCTGGTGGAACGTGAGCGTATATTCCATGGATGAGCTCATGACAAAGACGCACACGCTGCAGCGCAGTATCTTCTGGATCACGGCCATTATTATTGTAGCGGGTACAGCATTGTCTGTTTTCTTAGCCACTTGGCTGTCCAAGCCTCTGCGCAAGCTTGTAAGGTCGATGCGGGAGCGGGGCAATCTGATGGTGACGAATGCCAACGAGCTGGCGTTTCTGGATTCCGCGTTCAAGCGCATGCAGGAAGAGGAGGAGGAATTATACGCCTTGCTGCAGGAGCGTGAGCAGGATACACAAAGTCTCGCCGTCCATCGCCTGCTAAGGGGAGAGGTGACCAAGGAATTGGATGAAATGTTCACCGAACCTGATTATTTGGTTGCTGTCATCTCCATCGACCGGTATCGGAGATATGTAAGCAAACGTAATCCGGAATCGCGCAGCTATCACCGATATTTGCTTATTGCGAAATTTGAGGGCCTGTTCCAGCAAGGAGCCATTGCGAAATGTGTTTATCAGGGGGAAGGAAGCTTTGCCTTGGTGCTTAATTATTCGCAGGAGGAGCCGGCAAGCGAAGCTGAAGCGTGGAAGGAGTCGTTCGTCCAGATACGGGATTACGCGCTGGAGGTGCTGGGACATTCCGTCACGATTGGCGTAAGCCGGACCTCGGATTCCACCTCGCTCATTAAGGAGCTTCATGCGGAGGCGATGGAGGTCATCAAGCAGCGGATGATGAATGGAAGCGGCTGTATCTTCTATGCGAAGCAGGAGGTGGACCGCGATAAAAAATATATGTATCCCGCCAACAGTGAACGAAAAATCATTAACTTTCTGGAGCTTGTTGATTTGGACAGCATAATGACGGAGCTGGATCAGATACGAAGCGACATTCAATCGGCGGAGTATATATCGTACGACAACATTCTATTTATTTATCATCAACTCGTCGGTGTCACGATCAAGCATCTGCGGGAGAAAAATGTCAGCACGGCGCGTATATTCGCGGGCCGCGGCAATATCTATTCCGCGATTGCGACAATGGATACGCTGGATGAGCTGGAAAAATACTTGCGAGAGTTTTTTGCGGAAATTATTCAATATCTGGAACGCAATCAAGGTGAAGCGAAGCATGGCGAGCGAATTATTCGTTATCTGGAGGAGCATTATTGCGAAGAAATTCAATTCGAGGATATGGCGAAGGAAATCGGAATCAGCTATTCCTATATGCGCAAAATCGTATTCGACCTGACAGGCAAAAGCTTAATTGATTACACCAATCATCTGCGCATACAGAAGGCCAAGCAATTGCTGCATGAATCCGATATGACGATTACGCAGATTGCATCGGAAGTGGGATATTTTAATGTGCAGAGCCTTAACCGATTTTTCCGCAAGTACGAGGGCATGCCTCCCAGCAACTATCGGGCGCTGAGATCCAAGTCGTCATAA
- a CDS encoding AraC family transcriptional regulator, which produces MMPFLLAENANVNKPLPLYVFCVGNHEQKEIDRRKSGYPAHQLFLTRSGKGMFRMNDGRELTLKKRSVLLLPANTGHEYRPDESEDVWDLGFVAFSGATAADLLQQMDELVLSALEVTNFDALWHQLEAIWHVINLGSEHAYEASKRMYDMLLTLMEGKYPVGQASKKVYPADQPNPALQSAVQLIHDHYDERLLLSNVAGATGYSIQHFHRLFVANYGVTPQQYILQLRMRRSLQLFEEQPGITVDRVADILGMDTSYFIRMFKRTYGVTPKQYAKGHS; this is translated from the coding sequence ATGATGCCGTTCCTGCTCGCCGAAAACGCCAATGTGAACAAGCCGCTCCCGCTCTACGTGTTTTGCGTAGGCAATCATGAACAGAAGGAAATCGACCGGAGAAAGTCGGGATACCCTGCCCATCAGCTGTTCCTGACCCGAAGCGGCAAAGGGATGTTTCGTATGAACGATGGCCGCGAATTGACTTTAAAGAAGCGCTCGGTCTTGCTGCTGCCCGCTAATACCGGTCATGAATACCGACCTGATGAATCCGAGGACGTATGGGATCTTGGCTTCGTTGCCTTCAGCGGAGCAACAGCGGCTGATTTGCTTCAGCAGATGGATGAGCTGGTGCTTAGCGCCCTGGAGGTCACCAACTTCGACGCCTTGTGGCATCAGTTGGAAGCGATCTGGCATGTCATCAATCTGGGCAGCGAGCACGCCTACGAAGCTTCGAAACGAATGTACGATATGCTGTTAACCTTAATGGAGGGAAAGTATCCGGTCGGACAAGCTTCCAAGAAGGTGTATCCGGCAGACCAGCCCAATCCCGCTCTCCAATCGGCGGTTCAGCTTATTCACGATCATTATGACGAAAGGCTGCTGTTGTCGAACGTGGCCGGGGCGACTGGCTATTCCATCCAGCATTTCCACCGGCTGTTTGTGGCCAATTACGGCGTAACGCCGCAGCAGTACATTCTTCAGCTCCGCATGCGGCGTTCGCTTCAACTGTTCGAGGAGCAACCGGGCATCACGGTAGATCGCGTAGCGGACATACTGGGAATGGACACCAGTTATTTTATCCGAATGTTCAAAAGAACTTACGGGGTTACGCCGAAACAATATGCCAAGGGGCATTCCTAA
- a CDS encoding beta-galactosidase — translation MTMRHAPVSPKLPVLMHGADYNPDQWLHDPKVLEEDIRLMKLAGCNVMAIGIFSWAALEPTEGEFRFQWMDEVLERFQQNGIYAWLATPSGARPAWLSAKYPEVLRLEANRVRNLHGMRHNHCYTSPAYREKTAIINGKLAERYAHHPAVLGWHISNEFGGDCHCGLCQDAFRTWLKKKYGTLDALNMAWWTNFWAHTYTDWSQVESPAPHGENMVHGQNIDWRRFVTDQTIDFCKHEIDSVKSANPELPATTNMHMIEGLDYRKFSRVLDFVSWDAYPTWHKGNDDIELGASVAFYHDLYRSIMQKPFLLMESTPSLTNWQPVSKLKQPGMHRLSSLQSIAHGSDSVQYFQWRKSRGSSEKFHGAVVDHAGHEHTRVFKDVAELGQSLADISEVTGASTPAETAILFDWDNRWAVKDAQGPRNMGIHYEETVIKHHRALWEQGVPTDVIGSEDDFGPYKLIVAPMLYLCREETGRKLEQFVENGGTLVATYWSGVVDEHDLCHLGGFPGPLRKTLGIWAEEIEGLYDEDSNGLSMLADNELGITGRFEAHEICELIHAEQAEVLGTYTDSFYAGRPALTVNRLGRGKAYYMAARHKEDFLLAFYTSVVSQAGVARALESELPSGVTAALRTDGETDYVFLMNFSGEAKRVELDGRGYRDVETGQVAEAIVALPVNGITVLKRKANPAGTAS, via the coding sequence ATGACTATGAGACATGCACCGGTCAGCCCCAAGCTGCCGGTACTGATGCACGGAGCCGATTACAATCCCGATCAATGGCTTCACGATCCCAAAGTGTTGGAGGAAGATATCCGGTTGATGAAGCTGGCAGGCTGCAATGTCATGGCCATCGGCATCTTCTCTTGGGCGGCGCTGGAGCCGACGGAGGGCGAATTCCGGTTTCAATGGATGGACGAGGTGCTTGAGCGATTCCAGCAGAACGGCATCTACGCCTGGCTGGCTACGCCGAGCGGCGCGCGTCCGGCCTGGTTATCCGCGAAGTATCCAGAGGTGTTGCGGCTTGAGGCGAATCGCGTTCGGAACCTGCACGGCATGAGACATAATCACTGCTACACCTCTCCCGCCTACCGGGAGAAGACCGCGATTATTAACGGCAAGCTGGCCGAGCGGTATGCCCATCATCCAGCCGTACTTGGCTGGCATATCTCCAACGAGTTCGGCGGCGACTGCCACTGCGGCCTGTGCCAGGACGCATTCAGAACGTGGCTGAAAAAGAAATACGGCACGCTGGATGCTCTGAACATGGCTTGGTGGACTAATTTCTGGGCCCATACGTACACGGATTGGAGTCAGGTTGAATCGCCGGCTCCACACGGGGAGAATATGGTGCACGGCCAAAATATCGACTGGCGCCGGTTCGTCACGGATCAGACGATTGATTTCTGCAAGCACGAGATCGACTCCGTGAAGAGCGCGAATCCCGAGCTTCCCGCCACGACCAACATGCACATGATCGAAGGCCTCGATTACCGCAAGTTCTCGCGCGTGTTGGATTTCGTTTCCTGGGATGCTTATCCGACCTGGCATAAGGGAAATGACGATATCGAGCTTGGCGCTTCGGTTGCGTTCTATCATGACTTGTATCGTTCCATCATGCAAAAGCCGTTCCTGCTGATGGAGAGCACGCCAAGCCTTACAAACTGGCAGCCCGTGAGCAAGCTGAAACAGCCGGGCATGCATCGTTTATCTTCGCTGCAGTCAATCGCCCATGGCTCGGATTCCGTGCAGTACTTCCAATGGCGCAAGAGCCGCGGCTCCAGCGAGAAGTTTCACGGCGCGGTCGTCGACCATGCGGGGCACGAGCATACTCGGGTGTTCAAGGACGTCGCCGAGCTTGGCCAGTCTCTGGCGGACATCTCGGAAGTAACGGGGGCTTCAACGCCAGCCGAGACGGCGATTTTGTTCGATTGGGATAACCGCTGGGCGGTGAAGGATGCGCAAGGACCGCGCAATATGGGCATTCATTATGAAGAAACGGTCATCAAGCATCATCGCGCGCTGTGGGAGCAGGGCGTACCGACGGACGTCATCGGCAGCGAAGACGACTTTGGCCCGTACAAGCTCATCGTGGCTCCGATGCTGTACCTGTGCCGCGAAGAGACTGGCCGCAAGCTGGAGCAATTCGTCGAGAATGGCGGCACGCTGGTCGCGACATACTGGTCCGGCGTCGTCGACGAGCATGATCTATGCCATCTTGGCGGCTTCCCTGGTCCGCTTCGCAAAACGCTCGGCATCTGGGCGGAGGAGATTGAAGGGCTGTACGACGAAGACAGTAACGGATTATCGATGCTGGCAGACAACGAGCTTGGCATCACCGGCCGCTTCGAGGCGCATGAAATTTGCGAGCTGATCCATGCGGAGCAGGCCGAGGTGCTGGGCACATATACGGACAGCTTCTACGCGGGGCGTCCCGCTTTGACAGTCAACAGGCTTGGCCGAGGCAAGGCCTACTATATGGCTGCCCGCCATAAGGAGGATTTCCTGCTGGCGTTCTACACTTCCGTCGTTAGCCAAGCGGGAGTCGCGCGTGCGCTGGAGTCGGAGCTTCCGTCCGGCGTAACGGCGGCGCTGCGTACTGATGGAGAAACGGATTACGTCTTCCTGATGAACTTCAGCGGGGAAGCGAAGCGGGTGGAGCTGGACGGCCGAGGGTATAGGGACGTAGAGACAGGCCAAGTGGCAGAAGCCATTGTAGCTTTGCCGGTAAACGGAATAACGGTACTGAAGCGGAAAGCCAATCCAGCGGGCACTGCTTCATAA
- a CDS encoding ABC transporter permease subunit — translation MKAESASNQYEIALKFKGPKRGMAHYLKKDWQLYLLLMIPLSFVLVFRYAPMTGLVLAFKDYKIARGFWGSEWVGFEVFQEIMARHDFLRAVRNTLMLNGLDLIFSFTAPIILALLLNEIRNVKFKKVNQTVLYLPHFLSWVIIGAIAYQLLGEGNGMVNNLIEMMGGERVPFLQEDTHWLFSYLAIGVWQSMGWGTILYLASISSINPELYEAATVDGAGRWRKIWNVTLPSIRVTIVTLLILNLGRMMDGSFERIFALQNKATTEYTTNIPVLVYRWGIEKGDFSSAIALGLFQGVIGLVLVIMADRIAKKLGQDGLL, via the coding sequence ATGAAAGCTGAAAGCGCTTCAAACCAATATGAAATCGCTTTAAAATTTAAAGGGCCCAAACGCGGGATGGCGCATTATTTGAAAAAAGACTGGCAGCTGTATTTGCTCCTGATGATTCCGCTTTCCTTCGTGCTGGTGTTCAGATATGCACCGATGACCGGACTCGTGCTCGCCTTCAAGGATTACAAGATCGCGAGAGGGTTCTGGGGAAGCGAATGGGTCGGATTCGAAGTGTTCCAGGAAATCATGGCGAGACATGATTTCTTAAGAGCGGTACGCAACACGCTGATGCTTAACGGTCTGGATCTGATCTTCAGCTTCACGGCGCCGATCATACTCGCGTTGCTGCTGAATGAAATTAGAAACGTGAAGTTTAAAAAAGTAAATCAAACGGTTCTCTATTTGCCACACTTCCTGTCCTGGGTCATTATCGGCGCGATTGCTTATCAGCTGCTTGGTGAAGGCAATGGCATGGTTAATAACCTGATCGAGATGATGGGTGGCGAACGGGTTCCATTCCTGCAGGAGGATACCCACTGGCTGTTCAGTTATTTGGCCATTGGCGTCTGGCAGAGCATGGGCTGGGGAACCATCCTGTACCTGGCTTCAATCAGCAGCATCAACCCTGAGTTGTACGAGGCGGCGACTGTCGATGGCGCCGGCAGATGGAGGAAGATTTGGAACGTGACGCTTCCGTCGATCCGCGTAACAATTGTAACGCTTCTCATCTTGAACCTTGGAAGAATGATGGACGGATCGTTCGAGCGGATCTTCGCCCTGCAGAACAAGGCGACGACCGAGTACACGACCAATATCCCTGTTCTTGTGTACCGCTGGGGAATTGAGAAGGGAGACTTCAGCAGCGCGATTGCGCTTGGATTGTTCCAGGGCGTGATTGGTCTCGTGCTGGTGATCATGGCCGACCGGATCGCGAAGAAGCTTGGCCAAGACGGATTGTTGTAG